From one Thermogemmata fonticola genomic stretch:
- a CDS encoding 3-isopropylmalate dehydratase large subunit has protein sequence MPAMTMTEKILARAAGKEGVQPGENVWVNVDVLMTHDVCGPGTIGVFKKHFGPQAKVWDRHKVVIIPDHYIFTQDAMAHRNVDILREFAREQDLPYFYDVGTPRYKGVCHIALPEEGHTRPGEVLLGTDSHTCTAGAFGEFATGIGNTEAGFVMGTGKLWLKVPPTLRFIFHGQLPPYLMAKDLILAVIGEIGCDGATYKAMEFDGEAVFALNIEERMTLCNMVIEAGGKNGVIAPDAVTLDYVRSRNKSGKSFTPVYSDPDARYAAEYVFDVTRLEPLVAQPHSPDNKAPISQVKGTKLDRAYIGSCTGGKLTDFRAAARLLQGKSVKIDTFVVPATTEVAQGLDRERLNGQTLREIFLNAGAKIGDPSCAACLGGPADTFGRLNAPLSCISTTNRNFPGRMGHKEARVFLASPLTVAASALAGAIADPRDWLS, from the coding sequence ATGCCAGCGATGACGATGACAGAAAAGATTCTGGCCCGTGCCGCCGGAAAAGAGGGTGTTCAGCCGGGCGAGAATGTCTGGGTGAACGTCGATGTGTTGATGACCCATGATGTCTGCGGGCCAGGAACTATCGGAGTCTTCAAAAAACATTTCGGGCCGCAGGCCAAGGTGTGGGATCGCCACAAAGTGGTCATTATACCGGACCATTACATTTTCACGCAGGATGCCATGGCCCACCGGAATGTGGATATTCTGCGGGAGTTCGCACGGGAACAAGACTTGCCATACTTCTACGATGTCGGCACGCCCCGGTACAAAGGGGTCTGCCATATTGCCTTACCGGAGGAAGGCCACACCCGTCCCGGCGAAGTGCTCCTGGGCACGGATAGCCATACTTGTACCGCCGGCGCATTTGGAGAGTTTGCCACGGGCATCGGCAACACCGAAGCGGGCTTCGTCATGGGTACCGGCAAACTTTGGCTGAAAGTCCCGCCGACACTTCGCTTCATCTTCCACGGACAGTTGCCCCCTTACCTGATGGCCAAGGACCTCATCCTCGCCGTCATCGGCGAAATCGGCTGTGATGGCGCAACCTACAAGGCGATGGAATTCGACGGTGAGGCGGTCTTCGCCCTCAACATTGAAGAGCGCATGACCCTGTGTAACATGGTGATCGAGGCCGGCGGAAAAAACGGCGTCATTGCCCCGGATGCCGTCACCCTGGATTATGTCCGCAGCCGCAATAAAAGCGGTAAGAGTTTTACGCCGGTCTATTCCGACCCGGATGCTCGCTATGCCGCCGAGTATGTTTTCGATGTCACTCGATTGGAACCTCTCGTAGCTCAGCCTCACTCCCCGGACAACAAGGCTCCGATTTCGCAGGTCAAAGGAACGAAGCTGGACCGGGCCTACATTGGCAGTTGCACGGGTGGCAAGCTGACCGACTTCCGAGCGGCTGCCCGGCTGCTTCAAGGCAAGAGCGTCAAGATTGATACGTTTGTTGTGCCGGCTACGACCGAGGTGGCCCAAGGTTTGGACCGAGAGCGGCTCAACGGCCAAACCCTGCGGGAGATTTTCCTGAATGCCGGCGCGAAAATTGGCGATCCGAGTTGCGCGGCGTGCCTGGGAGGACCTGCCGACACCTTCGGCCGGCTCAACGCCCCCCTCTCCTGCATCAGCACAACCAACCGCAATTTCCCCGGACGGATGGGACACAAGGAGGCGCGTGTCTTCCTGGCTTCACCCCTGACGGTTGCGGCAAGCGCCCTGGCCGGTGCCATCGCTGATCCCCGCGACTGGCTGAGCTGA
- a CDS encoding TVP38/TMEM64 family protein — translation MFRRYLRVALVGLLILLALLLGRWLEQNGWLLAAYRGLENLDRPAAAVLFVVFYILAVLLLLPAWPLAVAGGAWFGLGWGFVLCTIAANLSASLAFLLARGLGRGSVERFLKHRPAWQHWDSALGRSGWRLVALLRLSPAIPFNLQNYLYGLTAIRFWPCAAASFLAMMPGTFLYVYLGYWGRWTWAGATTEQRSLGEWFLFGLGLAATVLVTIYLGRLARQALQQHIPPQSPAPSPSAGSSSG, via the coding sequence GTGTTCCGGCGGTATCTTCGAGTCGCGTTGGTAGGGCTGCTAATCCTCCTGGCGCTCCTGCTAGGACGCTGGTTGGAGCAGAACGGCTGGTTGCTAGCGGCGTATCGAGGGTTGGAAAATCTGGATCGTCCAGCCGCGGCGGTGCTTTTTGTGGTGTTCTACATACTGGCAGTGCTGTTACTGTTACCAGCTTGGCCGCTGGCCGTGGCAGGAGGAGCGTGGTTCGGCTTGGGGTGGGGGTTTGTGCTCTGTACGATCGCGGCAAATCTGTCGGCCAGTCTCGCATTTCTCCTGGCCCGTGGGTTGGGGCGCGGCTCTGTGGAACGCTTCCTGAAGCACCGGCCAGCTTGGCAGCACTGGGATAGTGCCTTGGGGCGAAGCGGCTGGCGCCTCGTTGCCTTGCTCCGCCTTTCACCGGCCATCCCTTTCAACCTCCAGAACTATCTCTACGGCCTGACGGCCATCCGTTTCTGGCCTTGTGCCGCCGCTAGTTTCCTGGCGATGATGCCGGGAACCTTCCTTTACGTCTATCTGGGCTACTGGGGGCGCTGGACCTGGGCAGGAGCCACCACCGAGCAACGCAGTCTCGGAGAATGGTTCCTGTTCGGGCTGGGTTTGGCGGCAACCGTCTTAGTGACCATCTACCTAGGACGTTTAGCCCGTCAGGCTCTCCAGCAGCACATCCCGCCACAATCTCCAGCGCCATCCCCCTCCGCCGGCTCCTCTTCCGGTTGA
- a CDS encoding EF-hand domain-containing protein: protein MRWISAFSIFALATGLVLISSEAAAQFQFPGGRKGRWEKGTFPPSGGGFQPGGGFQPGGGFPSGGGFQPGSGFPSGNGFQPGSGFPSGEWKGKKGKGGDRGAWGSGFPSSSGFPSGGGYQPGSFGSGPPGSFGGGPPGAFGGPSTSWNGPTSFPTPPGAGPSAPLSGTDGRGGPPAGFGGPAGGFGGGPPGSFGGGPNGLGNGGPAGGFGGGPPGSFGGGPPGGMMRGMDPERLWEVLKQQTGSSGDTIDLSKLPESVRRMNRMMAERFGTEPLPESGIMTKEQFISLSQRNMQRMAGGGMGMAGPGGSGFGGGPPPWGERNGGRERDSGGDRGGNGWGGFGGGPPPWAGGSSSWGNPDNPQDPRNRNRDGRATQEEAKPVALRYGKLPNGLPDWFESDDTNKDGQVSLHEWIKAGKSMEEFLEMDLNRDGLLTADELLRYRRLKEEEARITAIMEGTPPSLAGGGSFGGGRGGRGGGPPTGGFRPGSTSPQEPAMTVRLPGSSPDDSASNNNSSRNGGNERNERTSGRPNPFQNGGRR from the coding sequence ATGCGGTGGATCAGTGCGTTTTCTATCTTCGCTCTGGCAACAGGCCTGGTGCTTATCAGCTCCGAGGCCGCCGCGCAATTCCAATTCCCCGGCGGCAGGAAAGGACGTTGGGAGAAAGGTACCTTTCCCCCCAGCGGTGGGGGATTTCAACCTGGCGGTGGTTTCCAGCCCGGCGGCGGATTTCCTTCCGGCGGTGGATTCCAGCCAGGCAGCGGATTCCCCTCCGGCAACGGGTTCCAGCCGGGCAGCGGATTCCCCTCCGGGGAATGGAAAGGCAAAAAAGGCAAAGGGGGTGATCGCGGCGCGTGGGGCAGCGGTTTTCCTTCGAGCAGTGGTTTCCCCTCCGGTGGAGGTTACCAACCCGGCAGCTTCGGTAGCGGACCTCCCGGTAGCTTCGGAGGCGGACCTCCGGGTGCCTTCGGCGGCCCAAGCACATCATGGAATGGCCCAACCAGCTTTCCGACTCCTCCAGGAGCTGGCCCCTCCGCCCCCCTGAGCGGCACCGATGGCCGCGGCGGTCCCCCCGCTGGGTTTGGCGGTCCGGCCGGCGGCTTTGGCGGCGGACCTCCCGGTAGCTTCGGAGGCGGACCCAACGGCTTGGGGAATGGTGGACCTGCTGGCGGCTTCGGTGGCGGACCTCCCGGTAGCTTCGGAGGCGGACCCCCTGGCGGCATGATGCGCGGAATGGACCCCGAACGGCTTTGGGAAGTCCTCAAACAGCAAACCGGCAGCTCAGGAGACACGATTGACTTGAGCAAGCTGCCCGAATCCGTGCGCCGGATGAATCGGATGATGGCCGAACGCTTCGGAACCGAACCGCTCCCCGAAAGCGGCATCATGACTAAGGAGCAATTCATCAGCCTCAGCCAACGGAACATGCAGCGCATGGCTGGAGGAGGCATGGGAATGGCGGGTCCAGGCGGTAGCGGATTTGGCGGCGGACCACCTCCTTGGGGCGAACGCAACGGAGGACGCGAGCGTGACTCCGGCGGCGATCGCGGCGGCAATGGCTGGGGCGGCTTCGGCGGCGGGCCCCCACCTTGGGCGGGTGGCTCCTCAAGCTGGGGCAACCCCGACAATCCCCAAGACCCCCGCAACCGCAATCGGGATGGCCGCGCGACTCAGGAAGAAGCGAAACCCGTCGCCCTCCGTTACGGCAAGCTCCCCAACGGACTGCCGGACTGGTTCGAGAGCGATGATACCAACAAAGACGGCCAAGTGTCCCTCCACGAGTGGATCAAAGCTGGCAAGTCGATGGAAGAGTTTCTGGAGATGGACCTCAATCGGGATGGCCTGTTGACCGCCGATGAACTGCTCCGCTATCGCCGCCTCAAAGAGGAAGAGGCCCGGATCACGGCGATCATGGAAGGCACACCACCGTCGCTTGCCGGAGGCGGAAGTTTCGGAGGCGGGCGCGGTGGACGAGGGGGCGGGCCTCCTACTGGCGGTTTCCGCCCCGGTTCAACTTCCCCGCAGGAACCGGCCATGACCGTCCGCTTGCCTGGCTCCTCACCGGACGATTCCGCGAGCAACAATAACTCCTCCCGCAACGGCGGCAACGAGCGCAATGAGCGGACCAGTGGACGGCCCAATCCCTTCCAGAACGGTGGTCGGCGCTGA
- a CDS encoding TIGR03000 domain-containing protein, giving the protein MYSLVLMSAWATLPEAPGFHGFFRDLWARWSTAGCQGMSAAPRYGCEGGCRGRVFAGGCSGAAYSVGCYGTSYPAGCNGCQGEGLLARLRRIFDRSGCQGASYSAACYGCYGSFSYGCWGSAYPTGGYGSAALACYGSPSLQYTPTFNGGTSCQGGLIPLAPPPQFDTPGGAAPLPSVPPPTIPYAPPEAAPPPGSARGGPAISPSAGFPAVPTAMASAGQRGTVVVRLPADARLFAENRQLRQTGAERTFITPPLPPEREYTYRFRVEYERQGETVSISRLVKVRPGETVQVTFTDLTARNASEGEVRSLEHLAGSPPAPDKPRSPTPTRSEGTTATSTSGEKEPPAHSQPATSPHSDPSSQQQRSGPEPGKTASQPSGAPASSTTAHFGQPAAFSQPATSLSRNSTTASATLIVKLPAGATLFVNDQPLPSSPQTVRRFRTPPLPVGQEYAYLLRVEYVRNGQRESLTQKVPFRPGEQIELDLTHSGP; this is encoded by the coding sequence ATGTACAGTCTGGTTTTGATGTCAGCTTGGGCAACACTTCCTGAGGCGCCGGGATTCCACGGCTTTTTCCGCGACCTTTGGGCACGCTGGAGTACAGCAGGATGCCAGGGAATGTCCGCGGCCCCACGGTACGGCTGTGAGGGAGGGTGTCGCGGCAGGGTCTTTGCGGGGGGGTGCAGCGGTGCCGCCTATAGCGTCGGTTGTTATGGAACTTCATACCCTGCCGGCTGCAACGGCTGCCAGGGTGAAGGCTTGTTGGCACGCCTGCGTCGTATCTTTGACCGCAGCGGTTGCCAGGGAGCTTCTTACTCCGCTGCGTGCTACGGTTGCTATGGTTCGTTCAGCTACGGCTGCTGGGGATCAGCCTATCCTACCGGAGGCTATGGTTCCGCCGCTCTCGCTTGTTACGGTAGTCCGAGCTTGCAATACACTCCAACGTTCAACGGCGGCACCTCCTGCCAAGGAGGATTGATTCCGTTGGCTCCACCGCCCCAGTTCGATACGCCTGGCGGCGCCGCGCCACTGCCGAGTGTTCCTCCTCCTACGATCCCGTATGCTCCGCCCGAGGCGGCTCCGCCTCCGGGTTCTGCTCGCGGGGGTCCCGCAATCTCCCCATCGGCTGGTTTTCCGGCAGTTCCCACCGCAATGGCTTCTGCTGGCCAGCGCGGAACAGTGGTCGTTCGCCTGCCGGCCGATGCCCGGCTCTTTGCAGAAAATCGACAACTGCGGCAAACCGGTGCAGAGCGTACTTTTATCACTCCGCCGCTTCCCCCGGAGCGCGAGTACACTTATCGCTTCCGTGTGGAATATGAGCGACAGGGGGAAACAGTCAGCATCAGCCGGCTCGTCAAAGTCCGCCCAGGTGAGACGGTGCAAGTCACTTTCACCGATCTGACAGCCCGCAATGCTTCCGAGGGCGAGGTTCGATCCCTCGAGCATCTAGCGGGTAGTCCCCCGGCACCGGACAAGCCTCGTAGCCCCACACCTACCCGTTCGGAGGGGACTACTGCTACTTCTACCAGCGGAGAGAAGGAGCCGCCCGCTCATTCCCAACCCGCCACTTCGCCTCACTCTGATCCCTCTTCCCAACAGCAACGATCCGGCCCGGAGCCGGGAAAGACGGCCAGCCAGCCGTCGGGCGCACCTGCCAGCAGTACTACGGCCCATTTCGGCCAGCCCGCGGCATTCTCGCAGCCGGCAACCTCTCTCTCGCGAAATTCCACCACAGCCTCCGCCACGCTGATCGTCAAACTGCCTGCGGGTGCCACACTGTTTGTCAACGACCAACCCCTGCCTTCCAGTCCGCAAACCGTTCGCCGCTTCCGCACTCCGCCGCTCCCGGTCGGGCAAGAGTACGCCTATTTGCTCCGGGTGGAATATGTCCGCAACGGTCAACGTGAATCCCTCACGCAAAAGGTTCCCTTCCGCCCCGGCGAGCAAATCGAATTGGACCTGACCCACAGCGGTCCATGA
- a CDS encoding S41 family peptidase, with product MPLRNLFWVLVIPGLVVLMLALGATAPPPDRDYQLIRQIAAVLAEVDAHYVRELSDDEWQQLVENMINGGLHSLDPNSQYFNARQLQLFESESEGSFGGIGVRFVRDEKTQLPRVEYPMLGTPAYEAGLMTGDLIVAVDGEPTEGWSSEQTQKRIMGEPGTSVSLTIRRPGRQPPEFTVTLIRRRVELHTVAGVARRPEDPLKWEWFVDAPHKIALIRVQQFNVRTGSEVRAAVEEIEAAGARGLILDLRDNPGGLLTQAIEVADLFLEEGVIVTTRDRQGGEKVFKARKSGTLFLPADQKPIVVLINNRSASASEIVAAALQDHHRAAICGERSFGKGSVQSVFRLPPDQKTAVKLTTQTYWRPSGKNIDRPSAPRERPDEWGVHPDKDLEVATTTEEKIRYEYEMEKLRFVPGRPDVVGPQPPPFPVPVPQKNGKPLWDESQPFQDRPLLRALEYLRAQLRR from the coding sequence ATGCCCTTGCGCAATCTCTTCTGGGTTCTGGTGATTCCCGGTCTGGTGGTTCTGATGCTGGCTTTGGGAGCAACAGCACCGCCGCCGGATCGGGATTACCAGTTGATCCGCCAGATCGCCGCTGTCCTGGCCGAAGTCGACGCCCATTACGTGCGGGAGCTGTCAGACGACGAATGGCAGCAACTTGTCGAAAACATGATCAACGGCGGGTTGCACAGCCTCGATCCCAACTCCCAGTATTTCAACGCCCGCCAGTTGCAACTGTTCGAGTCTGAGAGTGAAGGAAGCTTCGGAGGGATTGGAGTTCGGTTCGTGCGGGATGAGAAGACGCAGTTGCCGCGCGTGGAGTACCCGATGCTCGGCACTCCGGCCTACGAGGCGGGATTGATGACGGGCGACCTGATTGTGGCGGTGGATGGGGAACCTACCGAGGGCTGGAGCAGCGAGCAGACGCAGAAGCGAATCATGGGAGAACCGGGCACTTCAGTTAGCTTGACCATTCGCCGGCCAGGGCGACAACCGCCGGAGTTCACTGTGACTTTGATCCGCCGGCGGGTAGAGCTGCATACGGTTGCGGGAGTGGCGCGCCGCCCGGAAGACCCCTTGAAATGGGAATGGTTCGTGGATGCCCCCCACAAAATTGCTTTGATCCGGGTGCAGCAGTTCAACGTCCGCACTGGCTCTGAGGTGCGGGCTGCCGTTGAAGAGATCGAAGCCGCGGGTGCGCGCGGGCTAATCCTGGACCTGCGCGACAATCCCGGCGGACTGCTCACCCAAGCCATTGAAGTCGCGGACCTGTTCCTCGAAGAAGGCGTGATCGTCACGACTCGTGATCGCCAGGGAGGAGAAAAGGTTTTCAAAGCCCGCAAGTCTGGCACCCTGTTTCTCCCTGCGGATCAGAAGCCGATCGTGGTCCTGATCAATAATCGTTCCGCCAGCGCCAGTGAAATCGTGGCCGCCGCCTTGCAGGACCATCATCGCGCTGCCATCTGTGGTGAACGGAGTTTCGGCAAAGGAAGTGTTCAAAGCGTTTTCCGTTTGCCTCCGGATCAGAAAACGGCTGTCAAACTGACCACGCAAACCTACTGGCGGCCCAGCGGCAAAAATATCGATCGTCCCTCGGCGCCTCGCGAGCGGCCCGATGAATGGGGCGTCCATCCTGACAAAGACCTGGAGGTGGCCACAACCACCGAGGAAAAAATCCGCTACGAATACGAAATGGAAAAACTCCGCTTTGTGCCTGGTCGGCCCGACGTCGTCGGTCCGCAGCCGCCGCCGTTTCCCGTTCCTGTGCCCCAGAAAAACGGCAAGCCGCTCTGGGATGAAAGCCAACCGTTCCAGGATCGCCCCCTGCTGCGCGCCTTGGAATATCTCCGCGCCCAGCTCCGCCGCTAA
- a CDS encoding sugar phosphate isomerase/epimerase family protein produces MGFRQTPQHKNGKGSYHQIGLVRGQFGNIPEPEWLKFIAETGFDGWEEASWELDLRRCDTDEGAKAYAEERVALARQYGLEIFTVAVHLQGQALGDEPSVKTLNFCSSKGQARAAYRAWRQAGNQPPRTDPYYVPPEVGKLIHEEAQRDLLACVRYAGHLSRLQNRKVALPGFVGSPAHCWSHWFLFPPLPTEMEGYKIPDVRQVSLELLVERFGPVWDLCKQYGVTFDLECHPSERAMGDLESASDYINYMCKAGYEGVVGFNLDGSHMEWQNVSVIQFIREFADFIHCAHIKGVWVAREHCRAGLLGGHRPMGHWANGWNFVTAGSARDANSVEEIFIELNRVGYDGAVSIEWEDNDAHQLAGAKAALANCRRADLPPSGMRHDEMLKG; encoded by the coding sequence ATGGGTTTCCGCCAGACACCGCAACACAAGAACGGGAAGGGGAGCTATCACCAGATCGGCCTGGTCCGGGGTCAGTTCGGAAACATTCCGGAGCCGGAGTGGTTGAAGTTTATTGCGGAGACCGGCTTCGACGGTTGGGAAGAGGCGTCCTGGGAATTGGATTTGCGCCGCTGTGATACCGACGAGGGAGCGAAGGCGTATGCCGAGGAGCGGGTGGCTTTGGCCCGGCAGTATGGCTTGGAAATTTTTACTGTAGCGGTGCATCTGCAAGGCCAGGCGTTGGGGGATGAACCGAGCGTCAAAACGCTCAACTTCTGTTCCAGCAAGGGTCAGGCACGGGCGGCCTACCGGGCCTGGCGGCAGGCGGGAAATCAGCCCCCGCGTACCGATCCCTATTACGTGCCGCCGGAAGTGGGCAAGCTGATCCACGAGGAAGCCCAACGGGACTTGCTGGCCTGCGTGCGCTATGCCGGCCACCTCTCCCGCCTGCAAAATCGTAAGGTGGCCTTGCCGGGCTTTGTCGGTAGCCCCGCCCATTGTTGGAGCCATTGGTTCCTGTTCCCGCCTTTACCCACGGAGATGGAAGGGTACAAGATACCGGATGTCCGTCAGGTGTCTCTGGAATTGCTGGTGGAACGCTTCGGGCCGGTCTGGGATCTGTGCAAGCAGTACGGGGTGACCTTTGATTTGGAATGCCATCCCAGCGAGCGCGCCATGGGGGACCTGGAAAGCGCCAGTGATTACATCAACTACATGTGCAAGGCGGGGTATGAAGGCGTCGTCGGCTTCAACCTCGACGGCTCGCATATGGAATGGCAGAACGTGTCAGTAATTCAATTCATCCGGGAGTTTGCAGACTTCATCCATTGTGCCCATATCAAGGGAGTGTGGGTGGCGCGGGAGCATTGCCGGGCGGGGCTGTTGGGCGGCCATCGCCCGATGGGTCACTGGGCCAACGGCTGGAACTTTGTGACGGCAGGCAGTGCCCGCGATGCCAACAGCGTTGAGGAGATTTTCATCGAATTGAACCGTGTGGGCTACGATGGCGCAGTTTCGATCGAATGGGAAGACAACGATGCCCATCAGCTTGCGGGAGCCAAGGCAGCGCTAGCCAATTGCCGGCGGGCCGATCTTCCGCCTTCGGGCATGCGGCATGACGAAATGCTCAAAGGCTGA
- a CDS encoding NADH-quinone oxidoreductase subunit N has protein sequence MFPTPAQLDALTWSLGSSLLQFVPELVLCAGIITLLFLRLLPGGERHTSATTAAAFVVVALLLAAYQVSEEAYAGSIFQGMLLADPLGGVMRLVLLGGSLLVILLTRWSNLSEPWDAVDLQVLLFGSTLGLMLMVQAHHLLMLFIAVEMAGVPSYALAGFPKLWRRGSEAALKFAIFGAAASGLMLYGITLLCGVFGTGYLPNILDGITRRGIDLPVAAGAALLFIGLGFKLSVVPFHFWCPDVFEGAAAEVAAFLGTVSKAATATVLLRLVHSLQQLQPDASQLPMTVGLPLGVVAALSMTVGNLAAFGQTHLQRLLAYSTIAHAGYILLGIAVMTPVALQAVLYYLMAYVLMNLGAFASVAWVRQATGRLDLEGIRGLVFRHPLPAVALAIFAASLLGLPPLVGFAAKFQLFLAVYEAGQSAPATAPFLATGWYVLLALALANTVCSAYYYLRIIRWMTFDEPLPVRGEASSVQQTPSFAGTVYLLLLGAAVFLLGVYWSPLIRLCQIAAQMFV, from the coding sequence ATGTTCCCGACTCCGGCCCAGTTGGATGCCTTGACCTGGTCGCTCGGCAGCAGCTTGCTGCAGTTTGTGCCGGAGTTGGTGCTCTGCGCGGGGATCATCACACTCCTCTTTTTACGCCTTCTGCCGGGGGGAGAACGTCATACCAGTGCCACGACCGCCGCGGCTTTCGTGGTCGTGGCCTTGCTGCTGGCGGCATATCAGGTCAGCGAAGAAGCTTATGCAGGAAGCATATTCCAGGGGATGCTGCTGGCTGACCCCTTGGGCGGCGTCATGAGGCTGGTCCTACTGGGCGGCAGCCTGCTGGTGATCCTGCTCACCCGTTGGTCGAACTTAAGCGAACCGTGGGATGCTGTGGACCTGCAGGTGCTCTTGTTCGGCAGCACCCTGGGCTTGATGCTCATGGTCCAGGCCCATCATCTGCTGATGTTATTCATCGCGGTGGAGATGGCAGGGGTGCCTTCGTATGCCTTAGCGGGCTTTCCGAAGCTGTGGCGCCGGGGCAGTGAAGCAGCGCTCAAATTCGCCATCTTCGGAGCGGCGGCCAGCGGCCTGATGCTTTACGGAATCACCTTGCTGTGCGGTGTGTTCGGTACCGGCTATTTGCCCAACATTCTGGATGGGATCACGCGTCGCGGGATCGACTTGCCGGTTGCGGCGGGGGCGGCGCTGCTCTTCATCGGTTTGGGCTTTAAGCTGTCGGTGGTGCCGTTCCACTTCTGGTGTCCGGACGTGTTTGAGGGGGCAGCCGCCGAGGTGGCCGCCTTTCTGGGAACAGTGTCCAAGGCTGCCACAGCGACGGTGCTGCTCCGCCTGGTTCACTCTCTTCAGCAGTTACAACCGGATGCCAGCCAGCTTCCCATGACGGTGGGATTGCCTCTGGGAGTCGTCGCCGCCTTGAGCATGACCGTGGGCAACCTCGCCGCCTTCGGGCAGACCCATCTCCAGCGGCTGCTCGCCTACTCCACGATTGCCCATGCCGGCTACATTCTGCTGGGCATCGCTGTCATGACCCCAGTAGCGTTGCAAGCGGTGTTGTATTACCTGATGGCATATGTGCTGATGAATCTCGGCGCTTTCGCCAGTGTGGCCTGGGTCCGGCAAGCCACGGGCCGATTGGATTTGGAAGGAATCCGCGGCTTGGTCTTCCGCCATCCTCTGCCGGCTGTAGCGCTGGCGATTTTTGCCGCCTCGCTGTTGGGCTTGCCGCCGCTGGTGGGTTTCGCCGCAAAGTTCCAGCTCTTCTTGGCAGTTTACGAAGCGGGGCAGTCCGCCCCGGCCACCGCACCGTTCCTAGCAACTGGTTGGTATGTCCTCCTGGCTCTCGCCTTGGCCAACACCGTCTGTAGCGCCTATTACTACCTCCGCATTATCCGTTGGATGACTTTCGACGAACCGCTGCCTGTCCGAGGGGAAGCCAGTTCGGTTCAGCAGACACCCTCCTTCGCCGGAACCGTCTATCTGCTTTTGCTCGGTGCAGCGGTTTTCCTGCTGGGGGTTTACTGGTCTCCGCTGATCCGCTTGTGTCAGATAGCAGCCCAGATGTTTGTTTGA